Proteins encoded in a region of the Falco biarmicus isolate bFalBia1 chromosome W, bFalBia1.pri, whole genome shotgun sequence genome:
- the LOC130141881 gene encoding nuclear factor interleukin-3-regulated protein-like translates to MQLRKMQTLKKEHGPVDTSSNVDKVMVLKSTSAEVSEELSTNEEILLTEASSGKSKSSACRRKRKFIPDEKKDAMYWEKRRKNNEAAKRSREKRRLNDLVLENKLIALGEENATLKAELLALKLKFGLITSAAYAQEIQKLSSSTAVYFQDYQSSKSNINSFVDEHEPSIVDSSCISVIKHSPQSSMSDMSEISSVEHTQSSCMQNNCRSPEKKFQIIKQEPMELEREPRDDRSSHKASIYSHYVGTTFNMYLPSPLFQVKRSSSNSPRTSETDDAAVGKSSDGEDEQQVPKGPIHSPVEHKNICATVKVPEVNSSALPHKLRIKAKAMQVKVEAVDNDYDAAQKLSSPIDMSSKRHVELETHTAQELVHSSCTPFSVQVTNIQDWPLKPELWHQKELNVRIQSGCKTEVVEIKDSIFNVSESENLYLKLGIANLSAEVASLKRLINTQQISTPDSG, encoded by the coding sequence atgcagctgagaaaaatgcaGACCCTTAAAAAGGAACATGGACCTGTTGACACAAGTAGCAATGTGGACAAAGTCATGGTACTTAAGTCTACTTCAGCAGAAGTGTCTGAAGAATTGTCTACAAATGAAGAGATACTTCTCACTGAAGCAAGTAGTGGAAAAAGCAAATCTTCGGCTTGCCGGAGAAAGCGAAAATTCATTccagatgaaaagaaagatgctATGTATTGGGAGAAAAGGCggaaaaataatgaagctgCTAAAAGATCTCGTGAAAAACGACGACTGAATGACCTTGTCTTAGAAAACAAACTAATTGCACTGGGAGAGGAGAATGCCACTTTGAAGGCAGAGTTGCTTGCTTTGAAGCTGAAGTTTGGTTTAATTACTTCTGCAGCCTATGCCCAAGAGATACAGAAACTCAGTAGCTCAACAGCTGTGTATTTTCAAGATTATCAGAGTTCCAAATCAAATATTAACTCATTTGTGGATGAACATGAACCATCTATAGTTGATAGCAGTtgtatttctgttattaaaCATTCTCCTCAAAGCTCTATGTCTGATATGTCTGAAATATCATCAGTAGAGCATACTCAATCCAGTTGTATGCAAAACAACTGCAGAAGTCCTGAAAAGAAGTTCCAAATTATAAAACAAGAGCCCATGGAATTAGAGAGAGAGCCAAGAGATGACAGAAGTTCACATAAAGCATCCATATATTCACACTACGTGGGAACTACCTTTAACATGTACTTACCTTCTCCTCTGTTTCAAGTCAAGAGGTCCTCCAGTAATTCCCCCAGAACTTCAGAAACTGATGACGCTGCAGTTGGAAAGTCATCTGATGGAGAAGATGAGCAGCAGGTTCCTAAGGGTCCAATCCATTCCCCAGttgaacataaaaatatttgtgcaacAGTTAAAGTTCCAGAAGTGAATTCTTCAGCTTTGCCTCACAAGCTTCGAATTAAAGCCAAAGCCATGCAAGTTAAAGTGGAAGCAGTAGATAATGACTATGATGCTGCACAAAAACTATCATCACCTATTGATATGTCATCAAAAAGACATGTTGAGCTTGAAACACACACTGCACAAGAATTGGTGCATTCTTCTTGCACTCCTTTCTCAGTTCAAGTGACTAATATCCAAGACTGGCCTCTCAAACCAGAACTCTGGCATCAAAAGGAACTCAATGTAAGAATTCAGAGTGGTTGCAAAACTGAAGTTGTTGAAATAAAAGACAGTATCTTTAATGTTTCTGAGTCAGAGAACCTGTATTTGAAGCTGGGCATAGCAAACTTATCTGCAGAGGTTGCTTCCCTTAAAAGACTTATAAATACACAACAAATCTCTACACCAGACTCTGGTTAA